A segment of the Halogeometricum sp. S3BR5-2 genome:
GCGTCCGGCCGGTTCTCGGAGCCGACGTACACCGTCTCGAACCCGTGCTCGTCGGCGGGGGCGATGTCCGCCTCGTAGTCGTCACCGACCAGAACGAACGTGTCGGCGGGCAGCCGTTCTTTGGCCGTCTCGAACATCTCCGCCTGCGGTTTCCGCGCTCTCACCTCGCTGGAGACGACGAGTTCGTCGACCCACTTGTCGAGACCGAGCACCTGTAGCTTGCGCCGCTGTACCGTCTCGTTGCCGTTCGTGAGCACCCCGATATCGTGCCGCCGCGAGAGGATATCGAGGAGATTCCGCACTTCGGGAGCGACACGCGCGGAGGTCACTTCGGTGCGCACGAACGCGGCCGCCAGCATCTCCGGCCGACCGACCAGGTCGTACTCCTCGCAGACGGCCTCGAACGCGCGCTCGTAGGGGTCGGCGGCGTACGCGTCGAGGGCGTCGTCGAGGGCGTCGGAGAACGCGTCCGTCATCTCCGCCGTCGTCTCCGTCGGGACCGATTGGTCGAACCACGCCGCGAAGGGAAGCGCGTAGTTCACGAGAGTGCCGTCTAGATCGAAGTAGACGCTCGTCGTCATCGTTCCCTCGACGGTCCGTATCGGAAAAACAGTTTCCGCCGCTGTCGTCGGTTCCTGGGCATCGTCGGCTCAGAGGTACCCCAGGTCTTCGAGGTGGGCGCTCATCGACTCGTCGAACTCCGCGCGCTCCTCCCGTTCGGACCGCGGCAGTCCGTGAGCGCTCATCCACGCCTCGAACCGCTCCGCCAGTTCCGCCCGCACGTCGGGGCGGTCGGCGGCCACGTCCGTCGCCTCGTCGGGAAGCGCGAACAGTTCCTCGCCGTCGTCGCTGCGCTGGTAACGGTAGTCCTCGGTTCGGAGGCTGGTCAGGTCGCCGGCGTGGTAGCGCGAGGGGTCGAACGAGTCGTCGCGCGCTCCGATGATATCCATCTTGTGCGCGTGGCGCTCGCCGCCCCGTTGCGTGACGGCGAACTCGCGGCTCCCCTCCCGTAGGTCGACGCCCGCAGGAACGTCGGCGTCGACGCCCGCCGCGGCGAGCACCGTCTTCATGGCGTCGGCGTGCTGGACGAGTTCGTCGTGACGCCCCGTCAGACCGTCGACGCCGGCGACGACGAGGGGGACGTGCGAGACGGCGTCGTCGGCGACGACCATGTGCGCGAGCATCCCCTTCTCGCCGAACAGTTCGCCGTGGTCGGAGGTGACGACGACGATTGGGTCGTCCAACTCCTCGTCGGCGCACCCGACGATGCGACGGAGTATCTCGTCGACGTAGCGGATGCCCGCGTCGTACATGGCGTGCAGGGCGTCCCACTCGTCCTCGGAGAACGGCGCGCCGCGGGCGATGTAGCCGTGGAGGTCGTCCGACATCTCCATGGCGAACGACAGGGCCTCCTCGACGGACATCTCGAAGCCGTCGGCGTACAGGTCCTGGTACGGTTTCGGCGGGTAGTAGGGGTGGTGGCTGTCCCCGAGGTGGACGTAGAGAAAGAGGTCCTCGTCGTCGCGGGCCGCCTCCCGGATGCGCCGCCGGGCGATGGCGTCGCTCAGGTAGCCGATAGAGTGTTTCGCGGTGTCGGTGGTGTACCCCGCCGAGTGGGAGTTCAGCTTCGTGAGATACCGCAGCACCGTCGCCGCGCCGGCCTCCTCGACCAGCGTCGACTTGCCGAGATACTGGAATCGGTCGAACCCGCGGGCGAGCCCCGTCGCCTCGCTCAACTGCGGGTTCGGCGAGACGCAGACCGTCCGGTAGCCCGCCCGCTGAAGCGCCTCGGGGACGGTGGGAACGTCGCGGGACAGGCGCGCTTCCCCCGACCACGTTCGGTGCGCCGAGGAGGGCAGACCGGTGAGAATCGACGCGCTCGACGCCCGCGTCCAGACGTCGTGCGAAAAGCAGTTCGAGAACGCCGCGCCGTCGGCGCGTTCCCCGACCGACCGGAGGAACGGCGCCGTCTCGCGGTGGTACCCGCCGAGAGCGGTGTGGTCCTGACGGACGCTCTCGAGGGTGACCCAGACGATGTCGCGTGACATTTGATGAGGTGTACGTGCGACTCCAGGGTATTAATTCGTCAGCGGCTAACGCCGGACCCGCGGGGGGTCGAGGCCGGCCGTCGGCGTTCGCCGCACGTTCGGCCCCGGTTCGTCGTCCGTCCGTCGTTCGTTTCCCGCCCGTCTCAGCGGCGGGCGCTGGCGACGATACCGCGGATGTTGCTGCTGATCCCCCACTGGAACCACCGATCGATGAGGGCGACCATCGCCACGTAGACCACCGCGCCGACGACGATGTTTATGACGAGTTCGGCTATCGAGGGGAGCTGAAGGGCCGAATCGACGTACCAGACGACGCCGGCCATGACGGTGCTCGCGACGATCGGATAGCCCATCTCGCGCACCGTCTCGAACGGGCTGATGTTCAGCATCGAGGAGGCGAGGTAGATGTCGATCGGCATCATCGGGAAGATGTAGATGACAGTGACGACGGCGGCGGTGCCGGCGATGCCGTAGCCCCACATCACCGTCACCGGGTAGATGGTGACGGCGATGAGGAGGACGCGGAGGCCGCCGAGTTTCGCCAGGATGTCCGGCCGACCCGTCGCCTTCCAGATGGGACCGAACGTCTGACCGAGCGCGCGCAGGAAGCCGTAGCCCGCGAGAATCTGCATCGGGAGGATCATCTCCGTCCACTGATCGCCGAGGAACACCTGCACGAAGTCGGGAGCGACGACGGCGATGCCGAAGGCGACGGGCGCGGAGATGAAGGCGTTCACGCGGAGCGTCTTCCTGAACGCGTCCCGGAGTTGCGCCGTGTCGTTCTGGAGCTTCGAGAACGCGGGGAACATGACGCTCGAGATGACGCTCGTCAGTTCGGTCGCCGGCGCGTTCGAGAAGCGGTAGGCGTACTGGTAGAACGCCAGCGACGCGGTGCCGAGAAAGGCGCTGACGAAGGCGTCGTCGCCCTCGCTGTAGAGGAAGTAGAGGATGGAGGAGCCGGTTATCCACTTCCCGTAGTTGATGAGTTTCCCCGCGGACTCGCGGCTGAAGTCGAGATTCGGTCGGTACTCGTGCAGGAGGTAGGAGCCGCCGAGTCGGACCACGTCGGCCGCCACGTAGCCGGCGGCGAGCGACATCGCCGTCGGTTCGACCAGGGCCCACCCGATGGCGACGACCACCGTCGCGATGTCGCCGCCGACCCGGTAGACGAACTGTTTGTGGAAATCGAGGTTCTTCTGGAAGTACACCATCCCGGGGTTGCGGAACCCGAGCAGCAGCGGCGACAGGCCGATGACGCGGATGAGCGTCGTCGTCTCTCCGATCAGGTTGTCGCTGAGGAGGTTCGCGATGAACGGCGCGGCCGCGTACAGCACCGAGAAGATGAGCAGACCGCGCGCCATCTCCAGTATCCACACCGTGTTCAGGTGTTCGTCGACGTTCTCGTTCTCGTCTTGAACCAGCGCGGCGTTCAGCCCCACGTCGGTGAACTTCTGGATACCGCTCAACGCGAGGAGCGCGACGCCGACCAGCCCGATCTGCTGCGGACCGATGAGGCGGGCCAGGACGACGAGCATCGCGAGTTGGAGGGCTCGACCGAAGGCGTTCTGTCCCATCGCCCAGATGGCGCCCTTGACGACGCGTTCGGTGGTCCCGCCGGAAGGGATAAGACGGCTGAGAAGTTCGCGGAGTCGGCTCACCGCCGACCCTCCGCGCACACACGAGATTGCATTCTCTTCCTAAAGCCGGGGTGGCCGGACCTATCGTTATGGCGCTGGTAATGCTGGCCATTGTCTATCGTTCGCGGGCTCCTTTGCCGGCGGTCGCCGTCCGGTTCCGAGCGATTAGTGAGCGTCGAACAAAGGCCGTCCCGGTCGAACTCCGATTCGATGAGTCACCGCTCGGACCAGCCGTTGGTCTCCGTGGTCGTCCCCGCCTACGGCCGCCCCGAGTACCTCGACGCCGCCGTTGAGAGCGTCGCCGACCAGACGTACGGTCCGGTCGAACTCCTCGTCGTCGATGACTGCTCGCCCGACCCGATTCGGCCCGTCGTCGACGCCGCCGAGACGGGCGGCCTCCGCGAGGTCCGCGTCCTCAGACACGACGTCAACCGCGGCGCCTGCGCGGCCCGGAACACCGGCATCGAGGCCGCCCGCGGCGAGTACGTCGCCTTCCTCGACGATGACGACTACTGGCGACCCGAGGCGGTCGAACGGCGAGTCGACGCGTTCGAGTCGGCGGGCGAAGCGGTCGGGTTCGTCTACGCCGGACAGGAGTACGTCACGACCGACGGCGAGACGACGAACTACCGCGTCCCCGAGACGCGCGGGTGGGTCACCCGCGACCTCTTCCGCGGCGCTCCGCTCTGTCCGTTCTCCTCGGTGATGGTCCGTCGGTCGGCCGCCGAGGCGGCCGGCCCCCTCGACACGCGCTTTCCGAGTTGGCAGGACCGCGAGTGGTATCTCCGCCTCTCGGAGGTGTGCGCCTTCGAGGCCGTCGCCGACCCCCTCGTCGTCCGCCGGGTCGACTCCCACGGGAAGATAAGCGACGACTACGAGCGGAAGCGCGACGTGTCCTACCCGCTGTTCTTGGAGAAACACCGCCCGCTGGCTCGGAAGTACGGCAAGCGGCACGAGAACGCCCTCGTCGCGGCGCAGTCCCGGTCGCTCGCACACTCGGCGATAGAGAACGGCTACCACGCCGACGCCGTCCGCCTCCTGCTCCGAAGCGTCCGGTACGACCCGACGCAGACGTCGTCGTACCCCCTGCTCGCCGTCTCCCTCGGCGGCGAACGCACCGTCGACGCCGCCCGTCGACTGAAACGGTTCGCCGAACGACTCCGCGGCCGGCGCGAGTTCCGAACGTCCGGCTCCGAGACGAACGTCTGAGACGCCCGGGTCTCCGCGAAAACGAAAGCAGCGGGTCGCGGCGACGCGCCGCGGCCGAGAACCGTGAGCCGAGGGCCGAGGACGGCGCGTCGAACCTCGCCGTCTACCGACCGAAGTTCACGACCGCGTCGCCGTTTATCTCCATCCGGGTGACGCTACCGGAGAAGCGGTAGCCGTCCTTCCCGGCCCCAACGACGCCGACGACGGCGCCGTCCATCACCTTGTCCTCCAGCGAGTCGAAGGAGTCCTCCCCGTTCGCGACGCTCAGGTCGGGAGCGGCCTCGATGTCGCCGGTGACGTAGACCTTGTACGTTCCGGGCGCCGCCGTCCGCTCCCCGTCGATGACGAGCGTGTTCGGGAGGTCGTCGTTGTCGCCGAGGTCGGCGGGGTCGACTTCCGTGCCGTTGACCAGCACCGTCGCGTCGCCGGTCAACTGGAAGTCGGTTATCTCGCCGGCGTACACGTACCTGTCCTCCTGGTCGGTGACGGCGCCCTCGGCGCTCTTCGTAGCGACGTTCCCGGAGAGGTCGTCGGTCTCCTCGGGGGAGACGGCTATCCCCTCGGACACCGTGACCGTGTACGTCGCACTGCTTCCGACGCCCTTCACGGTGAGCGTGTTCGGCAGGTCCGTCGCCGGGTCCGTCGGGGCGTCCTCGCCCGCGTCGTACTCGTACTTCGCGGCGTCGATCTCCGTCCCGTTGACCTTCACCGTCGCGTACTCGCCGCCCTCTATCGAGAGGTTCGTGATTTCGCCGGTGTAGTAGAACACGTCCGTCCCGTCGGTCGGTCCGACGGCTCCCGCGGCCGTCTGGGTGCCGGCGGTGTCTTCGAGTCCCGCGCCGCCGTGGGCGATTTCGCCGTCGACGCTGACGACGTACCTCGTCTTGCCGCCGCCGGTGCTCCTGACGACGAGCGTGTTCGCCGAGAGCAGTTCCGGCGTCACCCGCGTCGACCGGGAGCCGTCAGCCGTCTCGATGTAGTAGTTCGCGTACTCGCCGCCGGAGACGGAGAACTCCGCGACGTAACCCTCGTAGAGGTAGCTGTCGACGCCCGACTCGGGTCCGACGCTGTCGGTGACGGTGTTGTTCTCGACGACGCCCTCCGCGTCCGCGGCGGGCAGCATCCGACCGCTGGTCCGCAGCGTGTACTCCGTCTTGCCCCCGCCCGTGCTCTCGACGCGGAAGCGGTACGGGAGGTCGAAATCCGAAGAGCCGTCCGAATCCCCCGTGCCGTCGTCTTCGTCGGACGCCGAACCGCTCGGCGTCGCGTCGGGGAGCGACGGAAGCGGGCAGCTATCGCCCGAGGTGACGCCCGAGGTGGTGACGCTGCCGTTCCTGAACGTCGTCGACCGACCGCCGACGCTGACGTTCGTGTTCTCCACGACGGAGCCGTCGCAGTCGTCGAGGAGGATGCCGTCGTTGTCGTTCGGCGAGGAGATGCAGCAGTTGCGGATGACGGAGTTCGGACGCCCCTCGAAGCACATCGCGGCCCTGTCCCACGACTCTCCGGTGACGCTCACGTTCTCCAGTTCCATCGCCAGCGGTTCGCCCGCCTCGTCGGTGGGGTTCTTCGCGTAGATGGGGATGGCCCGGCCGTCGTCGACGCGGACGCGCGTGTTCTTGATGACCGCGCCGCCCGTATCAGAGTTGATGTAGATGCCGGCGAGCGCCTGCTCGGTGTTCCGGATGATGATATCGCAGTCCTCGATGACCGGTCCGGAGAAGCGGCGGTCGGCCGTCTGCGCCCAGATGGCGCGGTTGAGTTGGACGTTCTCGCCGTCGTTGTACGTCGACTCCATCTTCTCGTTGCGGGGGTCCCACTCGTCGGTGTCCATTACGACGGTGCAGCGCCGGATGGCCGAGTCGCGCCCCGCGGTCCGAATCGCCGTGTGGACGACGTTCTTGAAGTAGCCGTCCTCGATGATGTAGTTCCCGTCGCCCTTGCCGGTGTAGATGCCCGACTCCGATCCGTTGTGTATCTCGACGTTTCGGAGGTAGAGCGTCCCCCGGTGACCGCGTCCCGACCAGATGTCGAGCGAGGAGTGCGGGTAGCGCTGGAACTCCGTGGGGCCCGTTCGGTAGAGGCCGTCGACGATAGCGACGCCGTCGGGGTCGGTGACGTTCGAGGCGAACATCTGCGGTCCCGAGGGCGTCCAGCCGTCGTACTCCACGTTGATGAGGTGGAAGTCGCGCTTGATGTTCCCGCCCATCCCGACGCTGGTATCGTAATCCTCCAGTCGGTCGATGGTGAAGTCCTTCAGGACGACGCCCGCGGCGTTGTTGAAGTTGACCCACTGGAAGCTCTTCCCGGTCGGCGGGACGAACCGAACCTCCGAGCGGTCGCCGGCGACGCCGACGATACCCGTCCGGTTCTCCAGACGAACCCGCTGGGTTATCTTGTACTCGCCCGCGGGGAACTCGACGAGCGTCCCCGCGTCGCCGACGGCGGCGGCGAGTGTCTCGTCGATTCGGCGGCCGCCGCTCGGGTCCATTCCAAGGTCGTCGACGGCGTTCACCACGCGGTCGAACGCGACGCCTTCGCGTTCGACGCCCGCCGCGGCCGACGTCGACGCCGCGCCCGCGCCGGCGACGACGGCCGCGGTGGCCGCGCCGAGTCGTAGCGCGTCGCGTCGTCCGAGTAGTCTCGCTCCGCCCGTTCGTTCGTTCGCCTCGCCCGCGTTTCGAGATTCAGCCGGTTGTTCTGCCATGGACGTTCTCTTAGTATATCATTAAGAAGATAAATGCATCGATTATTCCGGTCTCGAACGCGTGGAAATGATGTTGTTCGAACTCTGATCTTCAGGAAATTTTATATTTTCTCTGGCGACGCTTCGATAGACATTCTACGGCTGTTCACGGCTTTTTCACCGCACTATGCGGTGTCTTTCGATTATAGGGTCCCCGGCAAAAAGTGCGATTAATAGGCGATTAAAACACCGAATTCGGCGTTTCACAGGGAACGGCACGTTCGCCGTGCGGGTCACTCGCCTTCGAGTACGTTCCCGTAGAGATGGCCGTCCGTGGCGCTGATGACGCCGAAAGTGTTCGCCGTTCCGCCGTCGATGCAGGTCGCCCCCGATAGCGTGCTCGCGAGTCGACGCGCGTCGATGTCTTCGAGCGAGGACGACTGGAGGCGTTCGAGGTTTTTCAGCGTCGCGAGACAGTCGACGTTCTCGCCGACGTTGCCCGAGATTCGGAGGGGGTAGCCGCCGGTGAGCACGTCGGCGCCCGAGATGACCGTCCCCGCGCAGTCGTCGAGGACGATGCCGTCGACGTTTTCGCCCGGGAGGTCGATACGCACGTTCGAGATTCGTGACCCCGGCCGCCCCGCCATCACGAACGCGGCGGTGTTCCGCGCGTTGCCGGATATCTCGATGTTCTCGAACGTCATGTTCCAGGGCTTCGCGGGCCGGGTGTGGTTCGTCGCCGGCCTGTCGACCAAGATGGTCCGGTAGGGGGTATCGTTGTAGAACCGGCAGTTCCGCACCGTCGCGGCGCCCTGACTGTGTTCCATCATCAACAGCGCCTCCGTCCCCGGAGACGCGCGGGCGATGACGGTGCAGTCCTCGACCAAACCGCCGGTGTAGCCGTACTCGCCGGACTGGAAGTGGATGCCGCGCGCGCCGTACCACGTCCCACGGTTGCCCGGCGTGCGGTCGTTCTGGTCGATGACGACCGTCGTCCCCTTCACGTACGACCCGTCCCCGGCGATTCGGACCCCGTCGCCGTAGTTGTTCTTGAACAGACCCCCCTCGACGCGGACGTTGCCGGGACACTTCGAGGCGTACATCCCGTGTTCGCCGCCGTTCTCGATGTGGAGGTTGCGGTAGTACACCGTCCCGAGGTGGGGGCGTCCCGTGAACACCGTTATCGCGTTCCCGGGGTAGTGCGCGAAGTCCTGCGGTCCCTTCCGGACGAACGTGTCGACGACGGCGACGCCGTCGGGGTCCGTCACGTCGACGATGAGACCGTTCGCCGCCCCGGACTCCGAGTCCTGCCGCGGGTTCGATCCCGCCTTCTCCACGTTGTGCAGTTGGAGGTTACGGTCGATGACGAACGCTATCCCGATGGAGCGGTCGAACTTCCGCCCCTGCTGCATCGTGAAGTTCTCGATGAGGATGTCGTGTCCGCCGTGGGCCATGATCCACCGGAACGACCGGCCGGCCGGCAGCGTGAACTGCACGCCCTTCCGACTCGCGCCGGTGCCGACGATGCCCCACCGAGAGAGCGACTCGATGTCGTGACGCCGCCGGACGAGGTAGTCGCCCGGCGGCACCTCGATGAGCGTCCCGCTTTCGAGGTCCTCGTCGAGCGATTCGTCTATCGCCTCCCGGCCGTTCGGGTCCCACCCGAGGTCGTCGACCGCGTCCACCACCCGGTCGAACGTGATTCCCCGCCGCGTCTTCCCGGACCCGCCGCCGCCCCCGCCGGTCGGCGTATCGGTGGGAGTGGAGGTCGGAGTCGGTTGGTCGGGCGTAGCGGGGGAAACGTCGCCCTCGCCGCAACCGGCGAGCGAGGCGACGCCGACGCTACCGAGGGCGCCGAGGAGGCGCCGGCGCGAGTACGACCGACGACCGTCTCGTTCGTCGCGTGTCATGTTCGTGTGTTCGTTCGAGCCCCGTTCTTCTCACTCCATGTAACCCAGACCGCGCAGCCGGTCTTCGACGGTCTCGGTATCTGTCTCGTTTGCCGCCGCTCCGTCCCGTCTCGCGTACTGTGCGGTCTCCACGTCGGTCGTCGCGGGCACCGACCCGGGAGCGAAGACATCCGAGAGGACGCCTCCGTCGGCGGCGTCGGGCACCTCGCGCCCCAGCGAGTGGAGGACCGTCGGCGCGACGTCGACGACGGCGGCGTCTTCGACGTGCGTCCCGGCGCGCACGTCGTCGCCCCACGCGAGGAAGATGCCCTCCGAGCGGTGGTAGGCGGCGATTCCCTCCGCGGGTTCGACCGGCGTCGCCGCTAGCTTGGGCTTGACGTGGTATCCGTCCTTCGCCTCCACGACGACGTCCGGCGCGTCCGGGTCGTTCGGGAACAGGTCGTCGCCGTCGCTGACGGTCAGGAGGGGGTCGCCCGTCTCGGGGTCGGTCGCCGCTTCGAGGACGCGGACGACTTCCCCCTTCGTTCGCTCCACGGCCTCCGGCGGTACGGTCCCCCGCTCGAAGCGTCGGGTGTCGTTGACGTAGACGCTCCCGAGGCCGTGCAGGAAGGCATCCGTCCGCTCGAAGTTCACGTCGTACAGCCCGTGGCTGCCGGGGATGCGCTCGCCGAAGAAGTCGACGACCGGTTTCGGGAGCGTCTGGACGAGTTTGTCGTCCGTGACGCCCAATCGCTTGAGCGTCCCCATCACGCGGTCCTTGTTCAGACCGACCTGCGAGAGGGCGCCGCGCGTCCCTCCCTCGTCCTTTGCGGTCAGCAGTTCGGCGTCCGCGAGAATGCGGTTGACGCTGATTATCTTCTCGATGGGCGCGAAGCCGTGGTCGGAGACGACGTAGAGGTTCGCGTCGCGCTTCTCGCAGTACGCCATCACGTCCCCGAGGATGTCGTCGAGTTTTTGGTAGTGCTCGCGGAGCGTGTCGTCGTCCCAGACGAGATGTTGGAGTCGGTCGGGGGCGACGTAGACGAAGAAGAACAGCCGCCACGCCTCGTTCTCCATCAGCATCTCCATCAGTTCCCGCCGCGTCCGCATCACCTCATCGAGATCCGCGAGAAACTCCTCTTCGCGGCCCGCGTAGTCGGCCCACGTGATATCTATCTCGTAGTCCGGGACGCGCGCCTCGAACCGCTCGCGGAGCGAGTCGGGACTGACGGCGTCGTCGTCGTCGAGTTCCGGCGTCATCATCCCGCTGACGATGCCGCTGTCTTCGCCGGGGTCGCTCGTCGGATACGTCATCGGGACGTTCGCGGCGACGGAGGGGGAGACGAGTTCCCACAGCGGCGGTTGGCGCACGTCCGCGCTGGAGTAGGGGACCTGCTTGTACGAGGAGTCGAGCTTCATGAACTCGTACAGCCCGTGTTTGTCGGGCCACGTGCCGGTCGCGATGGAGGGCCACGCGACGGGCGTATTCGCGGGGGTCGTACTCCGGAGCGGACCGGACGCGCCCTCCGCCCGCAGTCGCTCGAAGTTCGGCAACGCGCCGTCGTCCATCAACCCCTCGAGGAGCCCCCACGGGACGCCGTCGAGGCCGAGGACGAACGCCCGGCGCGATTCGTCGTGCGTGTCGTTCACTGTGCGTACCTCGACACGAATCCCGCTTAGTTATGGAGGGTATTCCCCCGAAGCGGCGCCGACCGCCGGTTTCGGCGCCCGTCGACTCGCGGACGCGGCGGCCCCCGGCACCCGTTCCCGAGTCCGGCTACCCGAATCATGAATATACAGCCACGCCTCCCTTACAGACCGCGCCGTTACCTATGGTCGCCCTGTCCGGCGTCGCCTCTGGCGAGACAGGGCAGTTGGTCCCCGTCGTTCTCTCGTTCGCGCTTCCGCTTCGGCTACCGGCTCCGTTCTTCCATCCGCTGTCGACGTCGAGCGGCGGCGTCGGTTCGACCGTTCACCGTCGACCGTCAGGCCGTTTCCTCGGTCGTCTCGGTGGGTTCGAGGCTGTACCCGCGCTGGTTGACGTAGTAGGTGGCGAATTCGCCGTTCGTCTGTACCAGGGAGAGCCGCGGGTTCGCCCCCTGTTCGATGCGCTCGAAGTCCTCTCTGGTGTACCGGAGTTCCTTGAAGCCGAGCACCTCCCTGTCCCTCGCCACCTCCGAGACGACGAGGTAGTAGAACGGCCGCTCCGCACTCGACCCTCGGTAGCGGGTGACGTTCTCGACGCTGCTGGCGGCCGGCCCGCTCAGACTCCACTGCAGGTCGAGGTCGTACGGGTCGTTCAGCGCGTCGGTGAACCGCCCCGGTCCGTGGCGGATGCCGGCTATCGCGGCCCCCTCGGCGCGGTGTTCGAGCGTCGCGTCGTAGCCGA
Coding sequences within it:
- a CDS encoding HAD family hydrolase — translated: MTTSVYFDLDGTLVNYALPFAAWFDQSVPTETTAEMTDAFSDALDDALDAYAADPYERAFEAVCEEYDLVGRPEMLAAAFVRTEVTSARVAPEVRNLLDILSRRHDIGVLTNGNETVQRRKLQVLGLDKWVDELVVSSEVRARKPQAEMFETAKERLPADTFVLVGDDYEADIAPADEHGFETVYVGSENRPDATVAAEDTEALATLLLALLD
- a CDS encoding sulfatase-like hydrolase/transferase; this translates as MSRDIVWVTLESVRQDHTALGGYHRETAPFLRSVGERADGAAFSNCFSHDVWTRASSASILTGLPSSAHRTWSGEARLSRDVPTVPEALQRAGYRTVCVSPNPQLSEATGLARGFDRFQYLGKSTLVEEAGAATVLRYLTKLNSHSAGYTTDTAKHSIGYLSDAIARRRIREAARDDEDLFLYVHLGDSHHPYYPPKPYQDLYADGFEMSVEEALSFAMEMSDDLHGYIARGAPFSEDEWDALHAMYDAGIRYVDEILRRIVGCADEELDDPIVVVTSDHGELFGEKGMLAHMVVADDAVSHVPLVVAGVDGLTGRHDELVQHADAMKTVLAAAGVDADVPAGVDLREGSREFAVTQRGGERHAHKMDIIGARDDSFDPSRYHAGDLTSLRTEDYRYQRSDDGEELFALPDEATDVAADRPDVRAELAERFEAWMSAHGLPRSEREERAEFDESMSAHLEDLGYL
- a CDS encoding lipopolysaccharide biosynthesis protein, translated to MSRLRELLSRLIPSGGTTERVVKGAIWAMGQNAFGRALQLAMLVVLARLIGPQQIGLVGVALLALSGIQKFTDVGLNAALVQDENENVDEHLNTVWILEMARGLLIFSVLYAAAPFIANLLSDNLIGETTTLIRVIGLSPLLLGFRNPGMVYFQKNLDFHKQFVYRVGGDIATVVVAIGWALVEPTAMSLAAGYVAADVVRLGGSYLLHEYRPNLDFSRESAGKLINYGKWITGSSILYFLYSEGDDAFVSAFLGTASLAFYQYAYRFSNAPATELTSVISSVMFPAFSKLQNDTAQLRDAFRKTLRVNAFISAPVAFGIAVVAPDFVQVFLGDQWTEMILPMQILAGYGFLRALGQTFGPIWKATGRPDILAKLGGLRVLLIAVTIYPVTVMWGYGIAGTAAVVTVIYIFPMMPIDIYLASSMLNISPFETVREMGYPIVASTVMAGVVWYVDSALQLPSIAELVINIVVGAVVYVAMVALIDRWFQWGISSNIRGIVASARR
- a CDS encoding glycosyltransferase family 2 protein, encoding MSHRSDQPLVSVVVPAYGRPEYLDAAVESVADQTYGPVELLVVDDCSPDPIRPVVDAAETGGLREVRVLRHDVNRGACAARNTGIEAARGEYVAFLDDDDYWRPEAVERRVDAFESAGEAVGFVYAGQEYVTTDGETTNYRVPETRGWVTRDLFRGAPLCPFSSVMVRRSAAEAAGPLDTRFPSWQDREWYLRLSEVCAFEAVADPLVVRRVDSHGKISDDYERKRDVSYPLFLEKHRPLARKYGKRHENALVAAQSRSLAHSAIENGYHADAVRLLLRSVRYDPTQTSSYPLLAVSLGGERTVDAARRLKRFAERLRGRREFRTSGSETNV
- a CDS encoding alkaline phosphatase family protein yields the protein MNDTHDESRRAFVLGLDGVPWGLLEGLMDDGALPNFERLRAEGASGPLRSTTPANTPVAWPSIATGTWPDKHGLYEFMKLDSSYKQVPYSSADVRQPPLWELVSPSVAANVPMTYPTSDPGEDSGIVSGMMTPELDDDDAVSPDSLRERFEARVPDYEIDITWADYAGREEEFLADLDEVMRTRRELMEMLMENEAWRLFFFVYVAPDRLQHLVWDDDTLREHYQKLDDILGDVMAYCEKRDANLYVVSDHGFAPIEKIISVNRILADAELLTAKDEGGTRGALSQVGLNKDRVMGTLKRLGVTDDKLVQTLPKPVVDFFGERIPGSHGLYDVNFERTDAFLHGLGSVYVNDTRRFERGTVPPEAVERTKGEVVRVLEAATDPETGDPLLTVSDGDDLFPNDPDAPDVVVEAKDGYHVKPKLAATPVEPAEGIAAYHRSEGIFLAWGDDVRAGTHVEDAAVVDVAPTVLHSLGREVPDAADGGVLSDVFAPGSVPATTDVETAQYARRDGAAANETDTETVEDRLRGLGYME